In the Arachis ipaensis cultivar K30076 chromosome B10, Araip1.1, whole genome shotgun sequence genome, one interval contains:
- the LOC110268015 gene encoding uncharacterized protein LOC110268015 translates to MRDHSKHNFLPKQHNEATAISNWPGNSSGGSQKLRRINWKNPAIFSATAEVARISGGGPGSRRTTPGDQNPFLMAAVPTEATPVTRSVARHGGWVPSTPSDLSVSPARRD, encoded by the exons ATGCGAGATCattcgaaacataatttcttaccaaAACAACACAATGAGGCAACTGCGATTTCGAACTGgcccggcaacagctccggcggcaGCCAGAAGCTCCGGCGGATCAACTGGAAAAACC CGGCAATTTTTTCGGCGACGGCAGAAGTAGCCAGAATCTCCGGCGGTGGTCCCGGGAGTCGCAGAACCACTCCTGGCGACCAGAACCCTTTTCTGATGGCGGCAGTTCCGACCGAGGCGACGCCGGTGACGCGATCGGTGGCCAGGCACGGTGGTTGGGTTCCCAGCACACCTTCAGATCTCTCTGTCTCTCCTGCTCGGCGTGACTGA